A genomic region of Pseudomonas sp. RSB 5.4 contains the following coding sequences:
- a CDS encoding 3-methyl-2-oxobutanoate dehydrogenase (2-methylpropanoyl-transferring) subunit alpha, producing MTQAYEPLRLHVPEPSGRPGCKTDFSYLHLTDAGTVRKPSIDVEPADTADLARGLIRVLDDQGNALGPWAENVPVEILRKGMRAMLKTRIYDNRMVVAQRQKKMSFYMQSLGEEAIGSAQALALNIDDMCFPTYRQQSILMAREVPLVDLICQLLSNERDPLKGRQLPIMYSVKDAGFFTISGNLATQFIQAVGWGMASAIKGDTKIASAWIGDGATAESDFHTALTFAHVYRAPVILNVVNNQWAISTFQAIAGGEATTFAGRGVGCGIASLRVDGNDFYAVYAASAWAAERARRNLGPTMIEWVTYRAGPHSTSDDPSKYRPADDWSHFPLGDPIARLKQHLIKVGHWSEEEHAAVSAELEAEVIAAQKQAEQYGTLAGGQIPSAATMFEDVYKEMPEHLKRQRQQLGI from the coding sequence ATGACCCAAGCGTATGAACCGCTGCGTCTGCACGTCCCTGAACCCTCGGGCCGCCCAGGCTGCAAAACCGACTTCTCCTACCTGCATCTGACCGATGCCGGCACGGTGCGCAAACCTTCCATTGATGTAGAACCCGCCGACACCGCCGACCTGGCGCGTGGGCTGATTCGTGTGCTCGACGATCAGGGCAACGCCCTCGGCCCCTGGGCTGAAAACGTGCCGGTCGAGATCCTGCGCAAGGGCATGCGCGCCATGCTCAAGACGCGGATTTACGACAACCGCATGGTGGTCGCCCAGCGGCAGAAAAAAATGTCGTTCTACATGCAGAGCCTCGGCGAGGAAGCCATCGGCAGCGCCCAGGCCCTGGCCTTGAACATCGACGACATGTGCTTCCCGACCTACCGTCAGCAAAGCATTCTGATGGCCCGCGAAGTGCCGCTGGTCGACCTGATCTGCCAACTGCTGTCCAACGAGCGTGATCCGCTCAAGGGCCGGCAGTTGCCGATCATGTACTCGGTCAAGGACGCCGGTTTCTTCACCATCTCCGGCAACCTCGCGACCCAATTCATTCAGGCCGTCGGCTGGGGCATGGCCTCGGCGATCAAGGGCGACACGAAAATCGCCTCGGCGTGGATCGGTGACGGCGCCACCGCCGAATCGGACTTCCACACCGCCCTCACCTTCGCTCACGTTTACCGCGCGCCGGTGATCCTCAACGTGGTCAACAACCAGTGGGCGATCTCGACCTTCCAGGCCATCGCCGGGGGTGAAGCCACCACTTTCGCCGGACGCGGCGTCGGTTGCGGCATCGCCTCGCTGCGGGTCGATGGCAACGACTTCTACGCGGTCTACGCCGCTTCCGCCTGGGCTGCCGAGCGCGCCCGGCGCAACCTCGGCCCGACCATGATCGAATGGGTCACCTACCGCGCCGGCCCGCACTCGACCTCCGACGATCCGTCGAAATACCGTCCTGCCGATGACTGGAGCCACTTCCCGCTGGGCGACCCGATTGCCCGCCTGAAACAGCACCTGATCAAGGTCGGCCACTGGTCGGAAGAAGAGCATGCCGCCGTCAGCGCTGAGCTCGAAGCCGAAGTGATTGCCGCGCAGAA
- the bkdR gene encoding Bkd operon transcriptional regulator BkdR, producing the protein MRKLDRTDIGILNSLQENARITNADLARSVNLSPTPCFNRVKAMEELGLIREQVTLLDADLLGLHVNVFIHVSLEKQVEEALQHFEEAISDRPEVMECYLMAGDPDYLIRVLVPTIQSLERFMMDFLTKVPGVANIRSSFALKQVRYKTALPLPANGLTLGS; encoded by the coding sequence ATGCGCAAACTGGACCGTACCGACATCGGCATTCTCAACAGCCTTCAGGAGAACGCGCGCATCACCAACGCCGACCTCGCGCGCTCGGTGAACCTGTCGCCGACACCGTGTTTCAACCGGGTCAAGGCGATGGAAGAATTAGGCCTGATTCGCGAGCAGGTGACGCTGCTGGATGCCGATCTGCTGGGCCTGCACGTGAACGTGTTCATTCATGTGAGCCTGGAGAAACAGGTCGAGGAAGCGTTGCAGCATTTCGAAGAGGCGATCTCTGACCGCCCCGAGGTGATGGAGTGCTACCTGATGGCCGGCGACCCGGACTATCTGATCCGGGTGCTGGTGCCGACCATTCAGTCGCTGGAACGCTTCATGATGGACTTTCTGACCAAGGTGCCGGGGGTGGCGAACATCCGGTCGAGTTTTGCCTTGAAGCAGGTGCGTTACAAGACGGCACTGCCGTTGCCGGCGAATGGGTTGACCTTGGGGTCTTGA
- a CDS encoding MBL fold metallo-hydrolase, which translates to MPAQIEAFLDPASSTYSYVVYEADGGQCAIVDPVLDYDGAAGRTCTVQADKIIAFVREHRLQVQWLLETHAHADHLSAAPYLRRELGGRIAIGQSISKVQNVFKALFNLEPEFCVDGSQFDHLFAPNESFMIGNLKATALHVPGHTPADMAYLIDGEQILVGDTLFMPDVGTARCDFPGGNAHQLFNSIHKLLAFPASVKLYVCHDYPPEGRAAQCQTTVGEQRRSNIHVHDGIDEAAFVEMRTKRDAGLGMPTLLLPAIQVNVRAGNFPAAEDNGVVYLKVPINKL; encoded by the coding sequence ATGCCCGCGCAGATTGAAGCTTTCCTCGACCCCGCCTCCTCGACCTACAGCTATGTGGTCTATGAAGCCGATGGCGGGCAGTGTGCAATCGTCGATCCGGTACTCGATTACGACGGCGCCGCCGGGCGCACCTGCACGGTGCAGGCCGACAAAATCATCGCTTTCGTCCGTGAACACCGCTTGCAGGTGCAATGGCTGCTGGAAACCCACGCCCACGCCGATCACCTGTCCGCCGCGCCGTACCTGCGCCGCGAACTCGGCGGCAGGATCGCGATCGGCCAGTCGATCAGCAAAGTGCAGAACGTGTTCAAGGCGCTGTTCAATCTGGAACCGGAATTTTGCGTCGACGGCTCGCAGTTCGATCACCTGTTCGCGCCGAACGAGTCGTTCATGATCGGCAACCTCAAGGCCACTGCCCTGCACGTCCCCGGCCACACCCCGGCGGACATGGCCTACCTGATCGATGGCGAGCAGATTCTGGTCGGCGACACGCTGTTCATGCCTGACGTCGGCACCGCCCGCTGCGACTTCCCCGGCGGCAACGCGCATCAACTGTTCAACTCGATCCACAAACTGCTGGCCTTCCCCGCCAGCGTCAAACTCTACGTCTGCCACGACTACCCGCCCGAAGGCCGCGCCGCGCAATGCCAGACCACCGTCGGCGAGCAGCGCAGGAGCAATATTCATGTGCATGACGGAATCGATGAGGCGGCGTTTGTCGAGATGCGTACCAAACGCGATGCCGGGCTAGGCATGCCGACACTGTTGCTGCCGGCGATTCAGGTGAATGTACGGGCGGGGAATTTTCCGGCGGCCGAGGATAACGGTGTGGTTTATCTGAAGGTGCCGATCAACAAGCTTTAA
- a CDS encoding metalloregulator ArsR/SmtB family transcription factor — protein sequence MQSSLTECEVAQLRASASKACALLKALANEDRLLILCQLTQGERNVGELEKMTGVRQPTLSQQLGILRDEGLVATRREGKYIFYGLASPEVIQVMKTLSGLYCGAVLKSWGHP from the coding sequence ATGCAATCCAGTCTGACCGAATGTGAAGTCGCCCAATTGCGGGCCTCCGCCTCCAAGGCCTGTGCGCTGCTCAAGGCGTTGGCCAATGAGGATCGGCTGTTGATCCTGTGCCAGTTGACTCAGGGCGAGCGCAACGTCGGCGAGCTGGAAAAAATGACCGGCGTGCGCCAGCCGACGCTGTCCCAGCAACTGGGCATCCTGCGCGATGAAGGCCTGGTGGCGACTCGTCGCGAAGGCAAGTACATCTTTTACGGTCTGGCCAGTCCTGAAGTGATTCAGGTGATGAAAACCCTCTCCGGGCTGTATTGCGGGGCGGTGCTCAAGAGCTGGGGTCATCCATAA